The Candidatus Neptunochlamydia vexilliferae genomic sequence CAAGAAAGGGGAAGAGATCTTTTTTAAAGTAGTGGTTGGTTTTTAGTCCTGCCCCGACAAAAGCGATTTGCATTTCGGGATTTTTTTGAAGAAGGTCCAGCGCAAGGGCCTGGGCGGGGAAGAGGTGTCCCCCGCTTCCCCCTGCAGCGATCATTAAGTGAATCCTTTTTTCCATACTATTTCCTTTGTTCGGTGCACACTCATAATGAGCGCGATTGCGATTCCATTTGCTAAAAGGGAGGAACCTCCCTGACTAAAAAAAGGCAGGTTGGTTCCCTTACTGGGGAGCAGTCCTGAAACCACTCCTAAATTTAAAAAAGCCTGAAAAGAGATCAAAAAGGTGAGGACTGCAGCGCTATAAAACCCCTCTTTACTCTTTGCTTTTGAGGCAATATGGAATCCACTATACGCAATAAAGAGATAAAGGAGTATCAAAAAAAGAAT encodes the following:
- a CDS encoding FtsW/RodA/SpoVE family cell cycle protein, whose protein sequence is ELFGRGVGESLQKLNYLPEARSDYIAAIYAEELGFVGILFLILLYLFIAYSGFHIASKAKSKEGFYSAAVLTFLISFQAFLNLGVVSGLLPSKGTNLPFFSQGGSSLLANGIAIALIMSVHRTKEIVWKKGFT